Proteins encoded in a region of the Neodiprion virginianus isolate iyNeoVirg1 chromosome 2, iyNeoVirg1.1, whole genome shotgun sequence genome:
- the LOC124298009 gene encoding neuropathy target esterase sws isoform X8 yields MTMRSASNCVFITFTRHKYLDFANNNNCASLLEFDRKVVDLFNQFNESLGSYAFSRWIGQFVEDYQASKALFLGAIGLLLILIIVSIVVLRKWKNKEFLPEVKEFVGVGSGRPRFRKRDKVLFYGRKMLRKVKSISGQVHPTGQGKKRRAVMRFARRLLQLKKESAPQQLKVLEPPAEYLEEDLGPGDRVPPDALYMLQSIRVFGHFEKPVFLKLCKHTEIMNLPAGSYLFKIGDPDVNVFIVQQGLVNVFIVGADGAQISLKLVKTGESVTSLLSFTDVLTGHTSSYKTVSARAVEDSVVVKLPMSSFQEVFQDYPDAFIRVIQVIMVRLQRVTFTALHQYLGLSAELVNPGMQKKKQSPFSGSPVRSRTRENFTGQGLDTNPNTVSGHIEQPVAGSNIFHRDCSGLISQPIPIASSRRSKNPSDWKYQSSSPLLNQNTPDMVPECDSHWPTLPMPNQQNSQGAAPDLMHSGSGSANRKRPTNDGSHQQHMDEQQLIQLATDAFVRELGLEDDTILKDGKVQIREIPGGTYIMKEESHKDVALVYVISGSLIVSQRVTEGRDADQEVHMFSTHPGEIVGGLAVLTGEPSFYTIRAKNLSRIALLSKNTFFAIMREKPTVVLHVANTVVRRLSPFVRQVDFALDWLFLESGRALYRQGAESDSTFIVLSGRLRSVITYADGKKELVAEYGKGDLVGIVEMVTQTARSTTVMAVRDSELAKLPEGLFNAIKLRFPIVVTRLINLLGHRILGSWKRSQSNTVSNGVTRRTAATVDARPSQVNFSTVAIVPISEDVPLTAFTFELYHSLCSIGPCVRLTSDVVRKTLGASIMESANEYRLTSWLAQQEDQHRISLYQCDSSYTLWTQRCVRQADCILIVGLGEKPPSLGRIEREVERLAMRTQKELVLLHREQSGQRPSNTVQWLNMRSWVSSHHHIQCPKRMFTRKSQYRINELYSKVLTSEPNVHSDFSRLARWLTGTSVGLVLGGGGARGAAHIGMLKAILEAGIPIDMVGGVSIGAFMGALWCMEKNITTTTQKAREWSKDRCGVIFGLRCHYRVICRRCATLSMATSSLMAGTSTTYQLMKCFDKELITYWQ; encoded by the exons ATGACAATGCGATCAGCTAGCAACTGCGTGTTTATCACTTTTACACGTCATAAATATCTCGATTTCGCAAACAACAACAATTGCGCAAGCTTACTTGAGTTTGATAGAAAG GTTGTCGACTTGTTTAATCAATTCAACGAGAGTCTGGGGTCATATGCATTTTCAAGATGGATTGGCCAGTTTGTGGAAGATTATCAGGCATCAAAAGCTCTATTCCTAGGTGCGATCGGTCTTTTATTAATCCTGATCATCGTGTCTATAGTAGTACTGCGCAAatggaaaaacaaagaattctTGCCAGAGGTAAAAGAATTCGTTGGCGTTGGAAGCGGCAGGCCGCGATTCAGAAAACGAGACAAAGTATTATTCTACGGTAGAAAAATGCTCAGGAAAGTGAAATCAATTAGCGGCCAAGTACATCCTACTGGACAAGGGAAAAAGAGACGCGCCGTTATGCGATTTGCCAGAAGATTGCTCCAGCTTAAGAAAGAGAGCGCCCCTCAACAGTTGAAG GTACTGGAACCTCCGGCTGAATATTTGGAGGAAGATCTCGGCCCAGGAGACAGAGTGCCGCCAGATGCGTTGTACATGCTTCAAAGCATAAGAGTATTTGGTCATTTTGAAAAGCCGGTTTTCCTCAAACTATGCAAGCATACAGAGATCATGAATTTACCCGCTGGCAGTTATCTATTCAAAATTGGAGACCCAGATGTGAATGTATTCATCGTCCAGCAAGGGCTGGTCAATGTATTTATTGTAGGAGCCGATGGTGCtcaaatttctttgaaactAGTAAAAACTGGAGAATCCGTAACTAGCTTACTCAGCTTTACAGATGTGCTTACTGGTCACACTAGCTCTTACAAAACCGTGTCAGCCAGAGCTGTTGAGGACTCTGTAGTTGTCAAACTGCCGATGAGTTCTTTTCAGGAA GTATTTCAAGACTACCCAGACGCATTCATTCGAGTCATCCAAGTCATAATGGTTCGTTTACAACGCGTCACGTTTACCGCGTTGCATCAGTACCTGGGCCTGTCAGCAGAGCTGGTGAATCCAGGAATGCAGAAAAAGAAGCAGAGCCCATTTTCTGGTTCTCCAGTTCGTTCTAGAACTAGGGAAAATTTTACTGGACAGGGTTTGGATACTAATCCCAACACCGTCTCGGGACACATAGAGCAACCGGTGGCGGGatctaatatttttcatcgagatTGCTCGGGACTGATATCCCAGCCAATTCCTATTGCCTCTAGTCGTCG GTCAAAGAATCCTTCAGACTGGAAGTACCAAAGTTCCAGTCCTCTTCTGAATCAAAATACGCCAGATATGGTGCCAGAGTGCGATTCGCATTGGCCAACTCTGCCGATGCCGAATCAACAAAATTCCCAAGGTGCTGCACCGGATCTCATGCATTCCGGCAGTGGTAGCGCTAATAGAAAACGTCCAACCAACGACGGATCGCATCAACAACATATGGATGAACAGCAGTTGATTCAGTTGGCGACGGATGCGTTTGTGCGAGAACTGGGACTAGAAGACGACACCATTCTTAAAGATGGAAAAGTCCAAATTCGGGAGATTCCAGGAGGTACTTACATCATGAAAGAAGAATCGCACAAG GATGTTGCACTGGTTTATGTCATCTCAGGATCTCTAATCGTCAGTCAGCGTGTCACTGAAGGCAGAGATGCTGATCAAGAAGTTCACATGTTCAGTACACACCCTGGGGAAATAGTCGGTGGCCTAGCCGTGCTGACAGGAGAGCCGTCGTTTTACACAATTAGGGCGAAAAATCTGAGCCGCATTGCCTTGCTCTCTAAAAACACGTTCTTTGCAATCATGCGAGAGAAGCCTACAGTGGTTCTTCATGTTGCCAACACCGTGGTCAGGCGACTCAGCCCCTTCGTTAGGCAG GTAGACTTTGCCCTGGATTGGCTATTCCTGGAGAGTGGTAGGGCCTTGTATCGGCAAGGTGCCGAATCCGACTCAACGTTCATTGTATTGAGCGGACGTCTGAGGTCTGTGATCACTTATGCAGACGGGAAAAAGGAGCTGGTCGCAGAGTATGGAAAGGGGGATTTGGTTGGGATAGTCGAAATGGTTACTCAGACTGCAAGATCCACGACTGTAATGGCTGTCCGAGATTCGGAACTCGCCAAACTCCCCGAAGGCCTCTTCAATGCCATCAAACTCAGATTTCCCATCGTTGTAACACGGTTGATCAACTTACTCGGTCATCGCATACTCGGCTCTTGGAAACGTTCCCAATCCAATACAGTGTCAAACGGAGTAAC gAGACGGACAGCTGCAACGGTGGATGCAAGACCATCTCAAGTGAACTTTTCAACAGTAGCGATAGTTCCAATTTCAGAAGACGTTCCACTCACTGCTTTCACCTTCGAATTATACCACTCGCTGTGCTCGATCGGACCATGCGTACGCCTGACGTCTGATGTTGTTCGAAAG ACATTGGGTGCTTCCATAATGGAGTCGGCTAACGAGTATCGGTTAACATCGTGGCTGGCGCAGCAGGAGGACCAGCATCGCATTTCATTGTATCAATGCGATTCGAGCTACACACTTTGGACTCAACGCTGCGTCCGACAAGCCGATTGCATACTCATAGTTGGCTTAGGCGAGAAGCCGCCAAGCTTAGGTCGGATTGAACGTGAAGTTGAGAGACTTGCTATGCGTACTCAGAAAGAATTGGTGCTACTCCATAGAGAACAGAGCGGCCAACGACCCAGTAACACTGTTCAATGGCTCAACATGCGATCCTGGGTCTCAAGTCATCACCACATACAATGCCCGAAACGGATGTTCACCAGAAAATCTCAATATCGCATT AATGAACTCTACTCAAAAGTGCTGACGTCAGAACCAAACGTGCACAGTGATTTCAGCAGACTTGCACGATGGCTCACTGGAACTTCTGTAGGCTTGGTTCTGGGTGGTGGAGGAGCTCGAGGTGCTGCTCATATAGGAATGTTGAAGGCCATTCTGGAGGCGGGCATCCCCATTGACATGGTTGGCGGTGTCAGCATAGGAGCTTTCATGGGTGCTTTATGGTGTATGGAAAAGAACATTACCACGACAACCCAAAAGGCCCGAGAATGGTCGAAG GATCGCTGTGGCGTTATATTCGGGCTTCGATGTCATTATCGGGTTATATGCCGCCGATGTGCGACCCTGTCGATGGCCACCTCCTCCTTGATGGCGGGTACGTCAACAACTTACCAG CTGATGAAATGCTTCGACAAGGAGCTCATCACATACTGGCAATAG
- the LOC124298009 gene encoding neuropathy target esterase sws isoform X3: MTMRSASNCVFITFTRHKYLDFANNNNCASLLEFDRKVVDLFNQFNESLGSYAFSRWIGQFVEDYQASKALFLGAIGLLLILIIVSIVVLRKWKNKEFLPEVKEFVGVGSGRPRFRKRDKVLFYGRKMLRKVKSISGQVHPTGQGKKRRAVMRFARRLLQLKKESAPQQLKVLEPPAEYLEEDLGPGDRVPPDALYMLQSIRVFGHFEKPVFLKLCKHTEIMNLPAGSYLFKIGDPDVNVFIVQQGLVNVFIVGADGAQISLKLVKTGESVTSLLSFTDVLTGHTSSYKTVSARAVEDSVVVKLPMSSFQEVFQDYPDAFIRVIQVIMVRLQRVTFTALHQYLGLSAELVNPGMQKKKQSPFSGSPVRSRTRENFTGQGLDTNPNTVSGHIEQPVAGSNIFHRDCSGLISQPIPIASSRRSKNPSDWKYQSSSPLLNQNTPDMVPECDSHWPTLPMPNQQNSQGAAPDLMHSGSGSANRKRPTNDGSHQQHMDEQQLIQLATDAFVRELGLEDDTILKDGKVQIREIPGGTYIMKEESHKDVALVYVISGSLIVSQRVTEGRDADQEVHMFSTHPGEIVGGLAVLTGEPSFYTIRAKNLSRIALLSKNTFFAIMREKPTVVLHVANTVVRRLSPFVRQVDFALDWLFLESGRALYRQGAESDSTFIVLSGRLRSVITYADGKKELVAEYGKGDLVGIVEMVTQTARSTTVMAVRDSELAKLPEGLFNAIKLRFPIVVTRLINLLGHRILGSWKRSQSNTVSNGVTRRTAATVDARPSQVNFSTVAIVPISEDVPLTAFTFELYHSLCSIGPCVRLTSDVVRKTLGASIMESANEYRLTSWLAQQEDQHRISLYQCDSSYTLWTQRCVRQADCILIVGLGEKPPSLGRIEREVERLAMRTQKELVLLHREQSGQRPSNTVQWLNMRSWVSSHHHIQCPKRMFTRKSQYRINELYSKVLTSEPNVHSDFSRLARWLTGTSVGLVLGGGGARGAAHIGMLKAILEAGIPIDMVGGVSIGAFMGALWCMEKNITTTTQKAREWSKKMTQWWRQILDLTYPMTSMFSGRDFNATIQGTFGDVYIEDLWLPYFTITTDITASSMRTHTHGSLWRYIRASMSLSGYMPPMCDPVDGHLLLDGGYVNNLPADEMLRQGAHHILAIDVGSQDDTDLTNYGDSLSGWWLLWKRWNPFATTVKVPNLPDIQSRLAYVSCVRQLEEVKSSDYCEYIRPPIDKYKTLQFANFDEIKDVGYHHGKTYFDGQLKAGVLPRFNADREHAKAMQAKHQAANQQQYQASVSAYTFTDLAQMVCKVSRGNRYVDLDLDSDSEELEEYEADLEEDAHEVGYASEPTAGILDQLGPSLGRYGHSPFSL; encoded by the exons ATGACAATGCGATCAGCTAGCAACTGCGTGTTTATCACTTTTACACGTCATAAATATCTCGATTTCGCAAACAACAACAATTGCGCAAGCTTACTTGAGTTTGATAGAAAG GTTGTCGACTTGTTTAATCAATTCAACGAGAGTCTGGGGTCATATGCATTTTCAAGATGGATTGGCCAGTTTGTGGAAGATTATCAGGCATCAAAAGCTCTATTCCTAGGTGCGATCGGTCTTTTATTAATCCTGATCATCGTGTCTATAGTAGTACTGCGCAAatggaaaaacaaagaattctTGCCAGAGGTAAAAGAATTCGTTGGCGTTGGAAGCGGCAGGCCGCGATTCAGAAAACGAGACAAAGTATTATTCTACGGTAGAAAAATGCTCAGGAAAGTGAAATCAATTAGCGGCCAAGTACATCCTACTGGACAAGGGAAAAAGAGACGCGCCGTTATGCGATTTGCCAGAAGATTGCTCCAGCTTAAGAAAGAGAGCGCCCCTCAACAGTTGAAG GTACTGGAACCTCCGGCTGAATATTTGGAGGAAGATCTCGGCCCAGGAGACAGAGTGCCGCCAGATGCGTTGTACATGCTTCAAAGCATAAGAGTATTTGGTCATTTTGAAAAGCCGGTTTTCCTCAAACTATGCAAGCATACAGAGATCATGAATTTACCCGCTGGCAGTTATCTATTCAAAATTGGAGACCCAGATGTGAATGTATTCATCGTCCAGCAAGGGCTGGTCAATGTATTTATTGTAGGAGCCGATGGTGCtcaaatttctttgaaactAGTAAAAACTGGAGAATCCGTAACTAGCTTACTCAGCTTTACAGATGTGCTTACTGGTCACACTAGCTCTTACAAAACCGTGTCAGCCAGAGCTGTTGAGGACTCTGTAGTTGTCAAACTGCCGATGAGTTCTTTTCAGGAA GTATTTCAAGACTACCCAGACGCATTCATTCGAGTCATCCAAGTCATAATGGTTCGTTTACAACGCGTCACGTTTACCGCGTTGCATCAGTACCTGGGCCTGTCAGCAGAGCTGGTGAATCCAGGAATGCAGAAAAAGAAGCAGAGCCCATTTTCTGGTTCTCCAGTTCGTTCTAGAACTAGGGAAAATTTTACTGGACAGGGTTTGGATACTAATCCCAACACCGTCTCGGGACACATAGAGCAACCGGTGGCGGGatctaatatttttcatcgagatTGCTCGGGACTGATATCCCAGCCAATTCCTATTGCCTCTAGTCGTCG GTCAAAGAATCCTTCAGACTGGAAGTACCAAAGTTCCAGTCCTCTTCTGAATCAAAATACGCCAGATATGGTGCCAGAGTGCGATTCGCATTGGCCAACTCTGCCGATGCCGAATCAACAAAATTCCCAAGGTGCTGCACCGGATCTCATGCATTCCGGCAGTGGTAGCGCTAATAGAAAACGTCCAACCAACGACGGATCGCATCAACAACATATGGATGAACAGCAGTTGATTCAGTTGGCGACGGATGCGTTTGTGCGAGAACTGGGACTAGAAGACGACACCATTCTTAAAGATGGAAAAGTCCAAATTCGGGAGATTCCAGGAGGTACTTACATCATGAAAGAAGAATCGCACAAG GATGTTGCACTGGTTTATGTCATCTCAGGATCTCTAATCGTCAGTCAGCGTGTCACTGAAGGCAGAGATGCTGATCAAGAAGTTCACATGTTCAGTACACACCCTGGGGAAATAGTCGGTGGCCTAGCCGTGCTGACAGGAGAGCCGTCGTTTTACACAATTAGGGCGAAAAATCTGAGCCGCATTGCCTTGCTCTCTAAAAACACGTTCTTTGCAATCATGCGAGAGAAGCCTACAGTGGTTCTTCATGTTGCCAACACCGTGGTCAGGCGACTCAGCCCCTTCGTTAGGCAG GTAGACTTTGCCCTGGATTGGCTATTCCTGGAGAGTGGTAGGGCCTTGTATCGGCAAGGTGCCGAATCCGACTCAACGTTCATTGTATTGAGCGGACGTCTGAGGTCTGTGATCACTTATGCAGACGGGAAAAAGGAGCTGGTCGCAGAGTATGGAAAGGGGGATTTGGTTGGGATAGTCGAAATGGTTACTCAGACTGCAAGATCCACGACTGTAATGGCTGTCCGAGATTCGGAACTCGCCAAACTCCCCGAAGGCCTCTTCAATGCCATCAAACTCAGATTTCCCATCGTTGTAACACGGTTGATCAACTTACTCGGTCATCGCATACTCGGCTCTTGGAAACGTTCCCAATCCAATACAGTGTCAAACGGAGTAAC gAGACGGACAGCTGCAACGGTGGATGCAAGACCATCTCAAGTGAACTTTTCAACAGTAGCGATAGTTCCAATTTCAGAAGACGTTCCACTCACTGCTTTCACCTTCGAATTATACCACTCGCTGTGCTCGATCGGACCATGCGTACGCCTGACGTCTGATGTTGTTCGAAAG ACATTGGGTGCTTCCATAATGGAGTCGGCTAACGAGTATCGGTTAACATCGTGGCTGGCGCAGCAGGAGGACCAGCATCGCATTTCATTGTATCAATGCGATTCGAGCTACACACTTTGGACTCAACGCTGCGTCCGACAAGCCGATTGCATACTCATAGTTGGCTTAGGCGAGAAGCCGCCAAGCTTAGGTCGGATTGAACGTGAAGTTGAGAGACTTGCTATGCGTACTCAGAAAGAATTGGTGCTACTCCATAGAGAACAGAGCGGCCAACGACCCAGTAACACTGTTCAATGGCTCAACATGCGATCCTGGGTCTCAAGTCATCACCACATACAATGCCCGAAACGGATGTTCACCAGAAAATCTCAATATCGCATT AATGAACTCTACTCAAAAGTGCTGACGTCAGAACCAAACGTGCACAGTGATTTCAGCAGACTTGCACGATGGCTCACTGGAACTTCTGTAGGCTTGGTTCTGGGTGGTGGAGGAGCTCGAGGTGCTGCTCATATAGGAATGTTGAAGGCCATTCTGGAGGCGGGCATCCCCATTGACATGGTTGGCGGTGTCAGCATAGGAGCTTTCATGGGTGCTTTATGGTGTATGGAAAAGAACATTACCACGACAACCCAAAAGGCCCGAGAATGGTCGAAG AAAATGACCCAATGGTGGAGGCAAATACTGGATCTAACATATCCGATGACATCAATGTTTTCGGGAAGAGATTTTAACGCAACTATTCAAGGGACTTTTGGAGATGTGTATATCGAGGATTTATGGCTTCCGTATTTTACCATCACGACTGACATCACTGCATCTTCTAtgcgcacgcacacacacg GATCGCTGTGGCGTTATATTCGGGCTTCGATGTCATTATCGGGTTATATGCCGCCGATGTGCGACCCTGTCGATGGCCACCTCCTCCTTGATGGCGGGTACGTCAACAACTTACCAG CTGATGAAATGCTTCGACAAGGAGCTCATCACATACTGGCAATAGATGTTGGTTCCCAAGATGACACTGACTTGACAAATTACGGCGATTCCTTGTCTGGCTGGTGGTTGTTGTGGAAACGCTGGAACCCGTTTGCTACAACTGTGAAAGTTCCAAATCTCCCCGACATCCAGTCTCGATTGGCATATGTCAGCTGCGTTCGCCAATTAGAAGAAGTCAAGTCGTCCGACTACTGCGAATACATTAGACCTCCGATCGACAAGTACAAGACCTTACAATTtgcaaactttgacgaaatcAAAGATGTCGGTTATCATCATG GTAAAACATACTTTGATGGTCAACTGAAGGCAGGAGTATTACCAAGATTCAATGCTGACCGAGAACATGCAAAAGCAATGCAGGCTAAACACCAAGCAGCTAATCAACAGCAATACCAAGCATCCGTGTCAGCTTATACATTCACCGATTTGGCACAAATGGTTTGCAAGGTATCTCGAGGCAATCGTTACGTCGATTTAGATCTTGATTCCGATTCGGAAGAACTAGAAGAATACGAAGCAGATTTGGAAGAGGATGCGCACGAAGTTGGCTATGCCTCCGAACCTACCGCTGGGATTCTAGACCAG CTAGGACCATCACTAGGACGTTACGGACATTCTCCATTTTCTCTGTAG